One Idiomarina loihiensis L2TR genomic window carries:
- the map gene encoding type I methionyl aminopeptidase: protein MTISIKTPEEIEKMRAAGKLAASVLEMIGEHIKPGVTTEELDDICHKYITDHNAYPAPLNYHGFPKSICTSVNHCVCHGIPGPKKLKDGDIMNIDVTVKLDGYHGDTSKMFVVGKPSIMAERLIKVTQESLYKAIEMVKPGIKLGDFAEVIQKHAEGHGYSIVREYCGHGIGSVFHEDPQILHYGEAGTGEELKAGMCFTIEPMVNVGKRHTKLMKDGWTVLTKDRSLSAQWEHTLLVTDNGVEVLTLRSDEPDLARVIEHS from the coding sequence ATGACCATCTCAATTAAGACACCCGAAGAAATCGAAAAAATGCGCGCCGCAGGCAAGCTCGCTGCCAGTGTGCTTGAAATGATTGGTGAGCACATCAAACCCGGCGTAACCACGGAAGAACTGGATGATATCTGCCATAAGTACATCACGGATCATAACGCCTATCCAGCACCATTAAACTATCACGGTTTCCCTAAATCGATATGTACGTCGGTTAACCATTGTGTCTGTCATGGTATTCCTGGCCCGAAAAAACTGAAAGACGGCGATATCATGAATATTGACGTTACCGTTAAACTGGATGGTTACCATGGCGACACTTCGAAAATGTTTGTTGTGGGTAAACCTTCAATAATGGCCGAGCGGTTAATTAAGGTAACTCAGGAGTCGCTTTATAAAGCCATAGAAATGGTCAAGCCAGGTATCAAGCTGGGTGACTTTGCTGAAGTTATTCAGAAACACGCCGAAGGCCATGGCTATTCTATTGTTAGAGAGTACTGCGGTCACGGTATTGGCTCTGTATTCCATGAAGACCCACAAATTCTGCATTACGGTGAGGCAGGTACTGGCGAAGAGCTAAAAGCCGGTATGTGTTTCACTATTGAACCTATGGTAAATGTGGGTAAGCGCCACACTAAACTGATGAAAGACGGCTGGACCGTACTGACTAAAGATCGCAGCTTAAGTGCACAGTGGGAACATACATTATTAGTTACCGATAACGGTGTTGAAGTACTGACACTGCGCAGTGATGAGCCTGACTTAGCGCGAGTTATCGAGCACAGCTAA
- the glnD gene encoding [protein-PII] uridylyltransferase yields the protein MANVQEDKDFHGRWPDRTLQPCLKDYKALLESYQNWSAARFVTADIDELVHHRATFFDQLISQLWQQFQLEDEPASILAVGGYGRETLHPGSDIDLLILVGPENAEAEAKLSEKLGQFVTFLWDLHLDIGHSVRTIEDCFAQSENDITIATNLIESRYLSGAESLYNEFHQQLLNDFPWSSRDFYQAKLDEQKQRHQQYHSTSYNLEPNIKSSPGGLRDIQTVGWIAKRHFRTHSDENLVEYGYMTADEFVELRDCMNWLWRIRFALHLEAGKREDRLLFDFQPGVAVRLGYGNDGKASVETMMKDYFKVVLRVSELNQMLLQFFHQAILGTQDLQHAEHISDDFAVANKLLTARHDNVFDNHCNIIRAFVCIAEHPQIQGIHSNTIRLLRNARAQLSEPLSHDPECRDLFNQLIQHPRGCGLSFALMHHHSVLASYLSQWQQIVGQMQFDLFHAYTVDEHTFRLVRNLYRFSDEDYQDQFPLCEKLVAQMDRRYCLYLAGIFHDIAKGRGGDHSELGEMDARNFCHQHGYSEEDAELVAWLVRHHLTMSVTAQKRDIHDPEVIQDFANQVSTPERLDYLYCLTVADIRATNQSLWNNWKATLLEELYNATSYLLQQDSNKPTLDIRQKINENKASAMALLLSAGFEKAEILALWGRFTADYFFRHTAEQISWHSQHILNLPSEQLPLILIGDENNYGTTELFIYHHEEGHLFASVAGVLDSQQLNILDAQILATRDGFVMDTFVVLQRDGKPLTEPHRIEEVKQQLLDVLHKRIPVPSTKRPLSRRMKNFSVATEVTFIPSKHHGRTTFELVTLDRPGLIAKLAAILQQQNVILLAAKITTIGEQAEDLFIVTTEQQTALSDKQKKTLKAKIIKDLEF from the coding sequence ATGGCTAACGTTCAAGAAGATAAAGACTTTCACGGGCGCTGGCCTGACCGAACCCTGCAACCTTGCCTAAAAGACTACAAAGCGCTTTTAGAAAGTTACCAAAACTGGTCTGCAGCACGTTTTGTTACCGCCGATATCGATGAGCTGGTTCATCACCGTGCGACCTTCTTTGACCAGCTAATTAGCCAGTTGTGGCAGCAATTTCAGCTTGAAGACGAGCCGGCAAGTATTTTAGCTGTGGGTGGCTATGGTCGTGAGACTCTGCACCCGGGTTCAGATATCGACCTGCTCATTTTAGTGGGCCCTGAAAATGCTGAAGCCGAAGCTAAGTTGTCTGAAAAACTCGGACAGTTTGTTACCTTTTTATGGGACCTGCACCTGGATATCGGCCATTCGGTACGTACTATCGAAGACTGCTTCGCTCAGTCAGAAAACGATATCACGATAGCCACAAACCTTATTGAAAGCCGATACCTCTCAGGAGCTGAATCGCTTTACAATGAATTTCATCAACAGTTGTTAAATGACTTCCCCTGGTCAAGCCGCGATTTCTATCAGGCCAAGCTGGATGAACAAAAGCAGCGCCACCAGCAATACCACAGTACATCTTATAACCTGGAACCGAATATTAAATCGAGCCCCGGAGGGCTACGTGATATTCAGACCGTAGGCTGGATTGCTAAACGTCATTTCCGTACTCACTCAGATGAAAACCTGGTTGAGTACGGTTATATGACAGCCGATGAATTCGTTGAACTGCGTGACTGCATGAACTGGCTATGGCGCATACGCTTTGCCCTTCATCTGGAAGCAGGTAAACGCGAAGACCGCTTACTCTTTGACTTTCAGCCAGGCGTTGCTGTTCGTCTGGGCTACGGTAATGACGGTAAGGCATCCGTTGAAACCATGATGAAAGATTACTTTAAAGTGGTCTTACGCGTCAGCGAGCTTAACCAGATGCTTCTGCAGTTTTTTCATCAGGCGATATTAGGAACACAGGACTTACAACACGCTGAACATATTAGCGATGACTTTGCGGTTGCGAATAAACTGTTAACAGCACGCCACGACAATGTATTTGATAATCACTGCAATATTATCCGCGCTTTTGTCTGCATTGCGGAACACCCGCAAATACAGGGCATACACTCGAATACCATACGTTTACTCAGAAATGCCCGAGCCCAATTAAGCGAACCGTTAAGCCATGACCCAGAATGCCGCGACTTATTCAATCAGCTGATTCAGCATCCCAGAGGCTGTGGTTTGTCCTTTGCACTGATGCATCACCACAGTGTACTGGCAAGCTACCTGTCGCAGTGGCAACAAATTGTCGGGCAAATGCAATTTGACCTTTTTCACGCTTACACAGTGGATGAACACACCTTTCGTTTAGTGAGAAACTTATACCGCTTTAGCGACGAAGATTATCAGGATCAGTTTCCACTATGCGAGAAGCTGGTTGCACAAATGGATCGTCGCTATTGCCTGTATCTGGCGGGTATTTTCCATGACATAGCTAAAGGTCGCGGCGGCGATCATTCAGAGCTTGGCGAAATGGATGCGCGTAATTTTTGCCATCAACACGGTTACAGTGAAGAAGACGCAGAGCTGGTGGCCTGGCTGGTGCGGCATCATTTAACCATGTCGGTTACCGCGCAAAAGCGGGATATCCATGACCCCGAAGTCATCCAGGACTTTGCGAATCAAGTTTCTACGCCCGAGCGGTTAGACTACCTTTACTGTCTTACGGTGGCAGATATTCGCGCAACCAACCAGTCGCTTTGGAACAACTGGAAAGCAACTTTACTGGAAGAGCTTTATAACGCCACTTCGTACTTACTGCAGCAGGACAGCAATAAGCCTACCCTGGATATTCGCCAAAAAATAAATGAAAATAAAGCCAGTGCAATGGCATTACTATTAAGCGCAGGCTTTGAAAAAGCTGAGATTCTGGCGTTATGGGGGCGTTTTACCGCAGATTATTTCTTCCGCCATACGGCAGAGCAAATCAGTTGGCATTCACAGCATATTCTGAACCTGCCAAGCGAGCAGTTGCCGCTCATTCTTATTGGGGATGAGAACAACTACGGCACAACTGAGTTGTTTATCTACCACCACGAAGAGGGGCATTTGTTTGCCTCGGTTGCGGGCGTGCTGGACAGTCAGCAACTCAACATTCTGGACGCACAAATTCTGGCTACCCGCGATGGCTTTGTCATGGATACTTTCGTTGTGCTGCAACGGGACGGCAAGCCGTTAACAGAACCTCATCGTATTGAGGAGGTAAAACAACAATTGCTGGATGTCCTGCATAAACGGATACCCGTTCCCAGCACTAAGCGGCCATTGTCGCGTCGCATGAAGAACTTTTCGGTGGCAACTGAGGTCACCTTTATACCCAGTAAACACCACGGCCGTACCACCTTCGAACTGGTAACACTGGACAGGCCGGGGCTTATTGCTAAACTTGCCGCTATTTTGCAGCAACAGAACGTTATCCTGCTGGCAGCAAAAATCACCACCATAGGCGAGCAGGCAGAAGATTTATTTATTGTCACTACCGAGCAGCAAACCGCCCTTAGCGACAAACAGAAAAAAACATTGAAAGCAAAAATTATCAAAGACCTGGAGTTTTAA
- the dapD gene encoding 2,3,4,5-tetrahydropyridine-2,6-dicarboxylate N-succinyltransferase produces MENIKQRIIDAFEQRDQINARTENDDLREAVRYVIDEIDRGELRVAEKVSGEWVVHQWLKKAVLLSFRLNDNDLIEGGETRFWDKVPAKFADYDSARFRAEGMRVVPPAMVRKGAFIGRNVVVMPSYVNIGAHVGEGTMVDTWATVGSCAQIGKNVHLSGGVGIGGVLEPLQANPTIIEDNCFIGARSEIVEGVIVEEGAVISMGVYIGQSTRIYDRENDRILYGRVPSGSVVVPGSLPSANGTHSLYAAIIVKRVDAKTRAKVGINALLRSAE; encoded by the coding sequence ATGGAAAACATAAAACAGCGCATCATTGATGCATTTGAACAACGTGATCAAATCAATGCTCGAACCGAAAACGACGACCTACGCGAAGCTGTGCGTTACGTTATCGACGAGATTGACCGCGGCGAGTTACGGGTTGCAGAAAAAGTTTCCGGTGAATGGGTTGTTCATCAATGGCTTAAGAAAGCGGTTCTGTTGTCATTTCGCTTAAACGACAACGACCTGATTGAAGGCGGAGAAACCCGCTTCTGGGACAAAGTCCCGGCCAAATTTGCTGACTATGACAGTGCCCGTTTCCGTGCCGAAGGCATGCGGGTTGTACCACCCGCGATGGTTCGTAAAGGTGCCTTTATCGGCCGCAACGTTGTCGTAATGCCATCGTACGTTAATATTGGTGCACACGTTGGTGAAGGCACTATGGTGGATACCTGGGCTACCGTGGGCTCTTGTGCGCAAATTGGAAAAAATGTTCACTTATCCGGCGGGGTTGGTATCGGTGGGGTTTTAGAACCATTGCAGGCTAATCCGACTATTATTGAAGATAACTGCTTCATTGGTGCGCGCTCAGAAATTGTTGAAGGCGTTATTGTTGAAGAAGGCGCGGTGATTTCCATGGGCGTTTACATTGGCCAGAGCACGCGTATTTATGACCGCGAAAATGACCGCATTCTATATGGTCGCGTACCTTCAGGTTCCGTTGTTGTACCAGGTTCATTGCCTTCTGCAAACGGAACGCACAGCCTTTACGCTGCCATCATTGTTAAGCGGGTTGATGCTAAAACTCGTGCCAAAGTGGGTATCAATGCCCTGCTACGCAGCGCGGAATAA
- the truC gene encoding tRNA pseudouridine(65) synthase TruC: MSQLEVVYLDEHLAVINKPSGLLVHRSRIASGAREFAMQMLRNQLGCHVYPVHRLDRPTSGLLIFGLNSDVARTLTEQLTAREVSKTYHAVVRGYVPENGTIDYALKEELDKLADKDADPDKDKQPAVTHYQCLKQIELPYKVSKKHDTTRYSLVQMQPETGRKHQLRRHMAHIRHPIVGDTNHGDGRHNNFFREHFNCHRLLLAATGLSFKHPVSGESINLEIPLPDEFHQPFLK; the protein is encoded by the coding sequence GTGAGTCAGTTAGAAGTTGTTTATCTGGATGAGCACCTTGCCGTTATTAATAAGCCCAGTGGCTTATTGGTTCATCGAAGCCGTATAGCCAGCGGTGCCCGCGAGTTTGCAATGCAGATGCTGCGGAATCAACTTGGCTGCCACGTTTACCCTGTTCATCGTTTAGATCGCCCTACATCCGGTTTGTTGATCTTTGGCTTAAACAGCGATGTCGCCCGTACTCTGACAGAGCAACTGACCGCGCGCGAAGTGAGCAAAACATACCACGCTGTGGTCCGAGGCTACGTACCAGAAAACGGTACTATCGATTACGCGCTGAAAGAAGAACTGGATAAGCTTGCTGATAAAGACGCGGATCCGGATAAAGATAAGCAGCCGGCGGTAACGCATTATCAATGTTTAAAGCAGATTGAACTGCCTTATAAAGTCAGTAAAAAACATGACACCACACGGTATTCACTGGTTCAGATGCAACCGGAAACGGGGCGCAAGCATCAATTACGTAGACACATGGCACACATTAGGCATCCCATTGTTGGTGATACAAACCATGGTGATGGACGGCATAATAACTTTTTTCGCGAGCACTTTAATTGCCACCGTTTACTGCTGGCAGCGACTGGACTTAGCTTTAAACATCCGGTCAGTGGCGAGTCCATCAATTTGGAAATACCACTGCCGGATGAGTTTCACCAGCCATTTCTTAAGTAA
- a CDS encoding YqcC family protein, whose translation MEQYQKAARLLDRIERELNSLGLWQSHHPPVQALESQQPFAVDTLEFHQWLQFIMLPRMWALVDSKRPLPEGIAVSPMAAHIYRSELEQYEQLIALIREFDVLLSGTDPLQEDV comes from the coding sequence ATGGAGCAGTATCAGAAAGCCGCTCGATTGCTGGATAGAATAGAGCGTGAACTGAACAGTCTTGGCTTATGGCAGTCTCACCACCCGCCGGTGCAGGCGTTAGAGAGTCAGCAGCCTTTTGCTGTCGACACGCTGGAGTTTCATCAGTGGTTGCAGTTTATTATGCTTCCCCGAATGTGGGCCTTAGTGGATAGCAAGCGCCCTTTGCCTGAGGGTATTGCCGTTAGCCCCATGGCTGCGCATATCTACCGCAGCGAGCTGGAACAATACGAACAACTTATTGCACTGATACGTGAATTTGATGTGTTGCTCAGCGGAACTGACCCCTTGCAGGAAGATGTTTAA
- a CDS encoding DUF3549 family protein, producing the protein MSAPTITTLGEFLQAGQAEYKIFDIGRCLTELSQEEFAAIEQQQRPYPYPIARQAQLAILFQHKQHDQQPFIWFLQFPLDERGLLNIAARNQYLEYVVNALGHEITGEMTEEQQKQLQQNPYLLTPNEQQRAALHARVQRQQKLSPSIHFETAEAYLKQPESGIDWQQMGLQGLHDCAARLEQLPELSKAIATHFSHYPSAVRQPLAVALEQQSLTPPVRDALLQNLESSNAQLCTDSLRALASASAHPRVKKAVNKLVPHANADQLVVIAARLWPVLCEEQNLLRYLDAIAELDNSLFDALFQDIIALPDIRPLLLSIIAQQKQSAAVNEALNRLKQQTQGS; encoded by the coding sequence GTGTCAGCACCGACCATCACCACCTTGGGTGAGTTTTTGCAAGCCGGCCAAGCCGAATACAAAATTTTTGATATTGGCAGATGCCTGACGGAGCTGTCTCAAGAAGAGTTTGCAGCCATTGAGCAACAACAGCGTCCGTACCCCTACCCCATTGCGCGGCAAGCTCAATTGGCAATACTGTTCCAGCATAAACAACATGACCAACAGCCTTTTATTTGGTTTTTGCAATTTCCGTTGGACGAGCGCGGTCTTTTAAATATAGCCGCACGTAATCAATACCTGGAGTATGTGGTCAATGCATTGGGCCATGAAATAACCGGAGAAATGACCGAAGAGCAGCAAAAGCAGCTGCAACAAAACCCGTATTTATTAACGCCGAATGAGCAACAGCGCGCGGCTTTGCATGCCCGGGTTCAGCGCCAGCAAAAGTTGTCGCCGTCTATACATTTTGAAACGGCGGAAGCGTATTTAAAGCAGCCTGAAAGCGGCATAGACTGGCAACAAATGGGCTTGCAGGGGTTACATGACTGCGCTGCCCGGTTAGAGCAATTGCCGGAACTGAGCAAAGCCATAGCAACGCATTTCTCTCATTATCCGAGTGCGGTGCGCCAGCCGTTGGCGGTTGCGCTTGAGCAACAAAGCCTGACGCCACCGGTAAGAGACGCTCTTCTGCAAAACCTCGAGAGCAGTAATGCTCAACTATGCACTGACAGTTTGCGTGCGCTGGCCTCCGCTTCAGCTCATCCTCGGGTAAAAAAGGCAGTAAACAAGCTGGTTCCACATGCCAATGCCGATCAGCTCGTTGTTATTGCTGCGCGTTTATGGCCCGTGCTTTGCGAAGAGCAAAATTTGTTGCGCTACTTAGACGCCATAGCAGAGCTTGATAATTCACTGTTTGATGCCTTATTCCAGGATATTATTGCCCTGCCGGACATACGTCCGTTACTGTTATCTATTATTGCTCAACAAAAACAGTCTGCGGCGGTTAATGAAGCATTAAACCGATTAAAACAACAGACTCAGGGAAGCTGA
- a CDS encoding DUF3301 domain-containing protein, which produces MNLLDVIVLLALATAIWVFWQHRQQSESAQKHAVFYCKQQGLQFLDIRREDTRWSFKGSQPGWRSTFKMGFSSDGETRYEGDLTLHNQRLVGVELPPFRIPAQ; this is translated from the coding sequence ATGAATTTACTCGATGTCATTGTTTTACTGGCGCTGGCAACCGCAATATGGGTGTTTTGGCAACACCGCCAACAGTCAGAAAGCGCACAAAAACATGCAGTATTTTACTGTAAGCAGCAGGGGCTTCAGTTTTTAGATATTCGTCGCGAGGACACGCGCTGGTCTTTTAAAGGCAGCCAGCCGGGCTGGCGTAGTACTTTTAAAATGGGCTTTAGTAGCGACGGCGAAACTCGTTATGAAGGCGACTTAACCCTTCATAACCAGCGTTTGGTAGGTGTTGAGCTACCGCCGTTTCGAATTCCCGCGCAATAA
- a CDS encoding GNAT family N-acetyltransferase translates to MQGLTEKTENEIDEAGENSNEHVQGELVYLVAEDLKLAASLLFQTYYDDELLQKIFRSDKPDYDKRLRAAIREDLNAFWESGQPIIGIRDGGTLLGVACLTRPGKSFGPGRFWHWRISMLLTAGFLSTKQVLEKERLIQEAMPDVPYHMLAFIAVAPQYQSQGVGHLLVEAAKAVFEEDPESQGIAVYVTRSDYQAFFKKRGYRIQAQIEVEKLPGEVLFYQRQPD, encoded by the coding sequence ATGCAGGGTCTGACAGAAAAAACGGAAAACGAAATTGATGAAGCAGGTGAAAACAGCAATGAGCATGTTCAGGGCGAGCTGGTTTACCTTGTTGCTGAAGATCTGAAATTAGCGGCCTCGCTTTTGTTCCAGACGTATTACGATGATGAATTACTGCAAAAGATTTTCCGGTCAGACAAACCTGACTACGATAAGCGTTTACGGGCGGCTATCCGCGAAGACTTAAACGCTTTCTGGGAAAGCGGACAGCCTATTATTGGTATTAGAGATGGTGGCACACTACTAGGTGTCGCGTGTCTTACCCGTCCTGGTAAAAGCTTTGGTCCCGGACGTTTCTGGCATTGGCGAATAAGCATGTTATTAACGGCTGGTTTTTTGAGTACTAAGCAGGTACTTGAAAAGGAACGCTTAATTCAGGAAGCGATGCCTGATGTGCCTTACCATATGCTGGCATTTATTGCGGTAGCACCACAGTATCAGTCGCAGGGAGTGGGGCATTTACTTGTTGAAGCTGCCAAAGCGGTTTTTGAGGAAGACCCGGAATCACAAGGGATAGCCGTTTACGTGACTCGTTCGGATTATCAGGCTTTCTTTAAAAAGCGCGGCTATCGCATTCAAGCTCAGATAGAAGTGGAAAAGCTGCCAGGTGAAGTTCTGTTCTACCAACGGCAGCCTGATTAA
- the syd gene encoding SecY-interacting protein — protein MKTLEESIDALMTRYKENVPVRYTEYVEEWNSPIYGTVIDENTVEWTPCRQPEALNFDDLESALEMSFHQSIKTLFGRWYAGDLALDYQGHTISLLQTQSAEDGERLLENITGHILMKRRLKQPETVFIGLGSEDDGLLVTIDNQSGAVGLEWVGKEQHDVLSDSLAAWLDNCQPQVETDKNS, from the coding sequence ATGAAGACGTTAGAAGAATCAATAGATGCACTAATGACACGCTATAAGGAAAATGTTCCTGTGCGCTATACCGAGTATGTAGAAGAGTGGAATAGCCCAATTTACGGAACTGTGATTGATGAGAATACGGTTGAGTGGACGCCGTGCCGGCAACCCGAAGCGTTAAACTTTGATGATCTTGAGAGTGCTCTGGAAATGAGTTTCCATCAGAGTATTAAAACTTTGTTTGGCCGCTGGTATGCAGGAGACCTTGCGCTTGATTATCAGGGGCACACAATTAGTTTGCTACAGACGCAGAGTGCAGAAGACGGTGAACGTTTATTAGAGAATATTACTGGTCACATTTTAATGAAGCGTCGTTTGAAACAGCCTGAAACGGTCTTTATTGGTTTAGGTAGCGAGGATGACGGCTTGTTGGTAACCATAGATAACCAAAGTGGTGCGGTTGGACTCGAATGGGTAGGTAAGGAACAACACGACGTTCTGTCTGATTCATTGGCGGCCTGGCTTGATAATTGTCAGCCTCAAGTTGAGACTGATAAAAACTCTTGA
- the queF gene encoding NADPH-dependent 7-cyano-7-deazaguanine reductase QueF (Catalyzes the NADPH-dependent reduction of 7-cyano-7-deazaguanine (preQ0) to 7-aminomethyl-7-deazaguanine (preQ1) in queuosine biosynthesis) translates to MPKKDALDHLSLGQHTDYPNEYDPKQLQPVPRSLNREPIGLKDKLPFSGVDLWTGYEISWLNANGLPQVAVGYFAVPAESPNLIESKSFKLYLNSFNDSRFDTWEYVQQLMETDLSACAGTPVKVKLKQLSELEGESVATFPGHCIDDQNISISHYDYQPSLLATEQHETEEALHSHLLKSNCLITNQPDWGSVYIHYQGPKLDRAALLAYLVSFRRHNEFHEQCVERIYQDLKALGMKKLTVYARYTRRGGLDINPFRSDFEPALQMQRMARQ, encoded by the coding sequence ATGCCAAAGAAGGACGCACTAGACCATTTATCACTGGGTCAGCACACCGACTATCCGAATGAATATGACCCGAAGCAGCTGCAGCCAGTCCCCCGCTCACTGAATCGGGAACCTATAGGGCTTAAAGATAAGCTTCCTTTTTCGGGTGTTGATTTATGGACCGGTTATGAAATCTCCTGGTTAAATGCAAACGGACTCCCACAGGTTGCGGTGGGGTATTTTGCAGTGCCAGCTGAAAGCCCTAACCTGATCGAATCCAAATCCTTTAAGCTTTATTTAAACAGCTTCAATGACTCGCGTTTTGACACTTGGGAGTATGTGCAACAACTGATGGAAACCGATCTTTCCGCTTGTGCTGGAACGCCGGTTAAAGTCAAGCTGAAACAGTTATCCGAGCTGGAAGGTGAATCTGTGGCGACTTTCCCGGGTCATTGCATAGATGATCAGAACATCAGTATTTCGCATTACGACTATCAGCCATCACTGCTTGCTACAGAACAACATGAAACAGAAGAAGCACTGCACAGTCATCTGTTAAAATCGAACTGCCTGATAACCAATCAACCCGATTGGGGTTCGGTTTACATTCATTATCAGGGGCCGAAGTTGGATCGCGCTGCGCTGCTGGCTTATCTGGTCTCATTCAGACGTCATAACGAATTCCACGAGCAATGCGTCGAGCGCATTTATCAGGACTTGAAAGCACTAGGAATGAAAAAGTTGACGGTTTATGCCCGTTACACACGTCGTGGCGGTCTGGACATAAATCCATTTCGTTCCGACTTCGAGCCAGCGCTGCAAATGCAACGCATGGCCCGACAATAA
- a CDS encoding M61 family metallopeptidase produces the protein MRKSLLAVGVMLAPSIVLANTDYKIDLTQPEHHKGEVSITFPASDAKFLDVKMPAWRTGYYRILNLANGVRDFDAQSNGEELRWEKVDKSTWRVYLPEDSGEVTVDYEIYANQLGRRSRHIDDTHAYLDASAVFMYADAWRNEPVSVSLDVPGEWKSYSGMERDGAHQFSAANWDVLVDSPIETGINKHYEFTQDDRDYEVVFWGEGNYDAEKTVEDLQKLVTTGDSIWSSYPFERYVFMIHATTGAGGATEHKNSTIIQRPRYSFASRDDYLSFMSTASHEFVHTWNVKAYRPDGLVPYDYQKENYTDLFWIAEGSTSYFQNHLLLQAGIMEPSEYFERVATGIDRYRAKPGREVMSVAEASFEAWIDQYGDRAHNDSVNIYSEGALVSWMLDSELLKATDGKVSYRDVHNALYQRFDADEQGFTSADVLTILKDLTGESWQDWWQENVESPVADIPFESMLKQVGLELVYEQGKKEDEDESEAEKVWAGWSASEASGGMELTRVSKGSPAWEAGFTPGDVIVAYDGHTVVDGRFKEAFAEYKAGDSIEVTFFRRDQLHKKTLTVQPTPATDAKIEPLDEPTAEQKARFLQWLQIPHPNA, from the coding sequence GTGCGCAAGAGCTTATTAGCTGTTGGTGTTATGTTGGCACCTTCCATTGTATTGGCAAATACCGATTATAAAATTGATTTAACGCAACCTGAGCACCACAAAGGCGAAGTGTCTATAACCTTCCCGGCCAGTGACGCTAAGTTTCTGGATGTAAAAATGCCAGCCTGGAGAACAGGTTATTATCGCATTTTGAATCTCGCTAATGGCGTCCGTGACTTTGATGCTCAGAGCAACGGGGAAGAACTTCGCTGGGAAAAGGTCGATAAGAGCACCTGGCGCGTTTACTTACCTGAAGACAGCGGTGAAGTAACCGTTGACTACGAAATTTACGCCAATCAACTTGGGCGTCGCAGTCGGCATATCGATGATACTCATGCTTATTTAGATGCATCCGCTGTCTTTATGTATGCCGACGCCTGGCGTAATGAGCCGGTGTCCGTTTCTCTGGATGTCCCGGGCGAGTGGAAGAGTTACTCCGGTATGGAGAGAGACGGGGCACACCAGTTCTCTGCCGCAAACTGGGACGTCTTAGTTGATTCGCCCATAGAAACGGGCATTAACAAACACTATGAATTCACTCAGGATGATCGCGATTATGAAGTCGTATTCTGGGGCGAGGGTAACTACGACGCTGAAAAAACGGTCGAAGACTTACAAAAGTTGGTGACTACCGGTGACTCGATTTGGAGCAGTTATCCATTTGAGCGTTATGTTTTCATGATCCACGCGACGACTGGCGCGGGTGGTGCGACTGAGCACAAAAACTCGACGATTATCCAGCGCCCCAGATACAGCTTTGCCAGTCGCGATGATTATCTGTCGTTTATGTCCACAGCGTCACACGAGTTTGTGCATACATGGAACGTGAAGGCTTATCGTCCGGACGGGCTGGTGCCATACGATTACCAAAAAGAAAACTACACAGATTTGTTCTGGATTGCGGAAGGTTCCACCAGCTACTTCCAGAATCACTTGCTATTACAGGCAGGGATTATGGAGCCGTCTGAATATTTTGAACGAGTGGCAACGGGTATCGACCGTTATAGAGCCAAACCGGGTCGGGAGGTGATGTCAGTAGCAGAAGCCTCGTTCGAAGCCTGGATTGATCAATACGGAGACCGGGCGCATAACGATTCCGTTAATATTTATTCGGAAGGTGCTCTGGTGTCCTGGATGCTGGACAGCGAGCTGTTAAAAGCAACCGATGGGAAAGTTAGCTACCGCGACGTGCATAACGCGTTGTATCAGCGCTTCGATGCCGACGAGCAGGGCTTCACTTCAGCCGACGTGCTAACTATTTTGAAAGATTTAACCGGTGAGTCCTGGCAGGACTGGTGGCAAGAAAATGTTGAAAGTCCGGTTGCAGACATTCCGTTTGAGAGCATGCTGAAGCAGGTGGGTTTAGAGCTGGTTTACGAGCAGGGCAAGAAAGAAGACGAGGATGAATCCGAAGCTGAGAAAGTTTGGGCTGGCTGGAGTGCCAGTGAAGCCAGCGGTGGTATGGAGTTGACCCGGGTTAGTAAGGGCAGTCCCGCCTGGGAAGCGGGCTTTACGCCGGGCGATGTCATTGTTGCTTACGACGGACACACCGTAGTTGATGGTCGCTTTAAAGAAGCTTTTGCTGAATATAAAGCGGGTGATTCAATTGAAGTGACATTCTTCCGTCGCGACCAGTTGCACAAGAAAACCTTAACGGTGCAACCAACCCCTGCAACCGATGCGAAAATTGAACCATTAGACGAGCCTACGGCTGAACAGAAAGCTCGTTTTCTGCAATGGTTACAAATTCCGCACCCTAACGCTTAA